The following are encoded together in the Actinoplanes sp. N902-109 genome:
- a CDS encoding BTAD domain-containing putative transcriptional regulator: protein MSAEPTTPGPGGTDVIRFDLLGAVRGWRGPAELDMGSPQQQAMLAALLLQPRGAATLAELRQAVWGDIQPAKATNALRNYAWRWRRTLAGDGADPRILASFGDGYQLLLPEDAVDVRRAEMLADRAEQATDAQDAQALLTQALQLWHGEALAGVPGPYAGRQRHRLTELRLALLEQRLALDIDLGRAARSVPELLSLSADHPTRERPYLLLMRALQATGRAGEAAAVFPAARRKLIDLLGIEPSADMVAAHQRLLAGDELTLAPEQVVASTAPAPPAPAQVPADTVDFTGRTEVTGLIVDKVTTADRTSLPVVVVVGMGGIGKSTVARHVAGQVKAHFPDGQLYARLSGEDAMPTSPETVLAGFLCALGADHVPDDLDSRSALFRSITHDRRLLVVLDDAHSHAQLAPLLPGGATCSVLITSRSRLPALTGAVHADLDVFSEAEALHLLTRVIGADRVATDPAAARDLVTACGLLPLAVRIVAARLAARPAWTIAMLRDRLTDERRRLGLLRAGDLDVSATFLTSWQPLDAEHQRALALLAGTDMPDFALDTTVRLVDRPESDVEDVLEHLVDLALLESAVPERYHLHPLVRAFTRSRQVPGDRATEEGQGRTLEYFLATAVNAFHWAVPADPVGETLAAGSGAGLPFAGRAAAAQWVSTELPNIMALVGQLATAATPVPAAVRTAVNLMIALLPFGPDPRAAQTTELVTALCTAAERSGDEKVAGRAHFLRGNLATAAVRREESERETRIAVELCRRHGDLAILRQALNDLGLMAHNLGRYGDAIASFEEAIGLARRLRHRSGELMTTVNAALSEVYRGRSERAETICRDALTALADLRDDTTTAYARYVLGLALFNQHRYADARSWFTRCLELCTAAGLRVQEARARYRLADALRAAGDLAAALDTARQAVDQCRHHSDERDQAYAYTVLARAQHALGEHRAARDNLRTAHAMFDRLGLPEAAATREQLDRWSR, encoded by the coding sequence GTGTCCGCTGAGCCCACCACTCCGGGCCCCGGCGGCACCGATGTGATCCGCTTCGACCTGCTCGGCGCGGTGCGCGGCTGGCGTGGCCCGGCAGAGCTGGACATGGGCAGCCCTCAGCAGCAGGCCATGCTGGCGGCCCTCCTGCTGCAGCCCCGCGGTGCGGCGACCCTGGCGGAGCTGCGGCAGGCGGTGTGGGGCGACATCCAACCGGCCAAGGCCACGAACGCGCTGCGCAACTACGCGTGGCGCTGGCGCCGGACGCTGGCCGGCGACGGGGCCGACCCGCGCATCCTGGCGTCCTTCGGCGACGGTTATCAGCTGTTGCTGCCGGAGGATGCCGTTGACGTGCGCCGCGCCGAGATGCTGGCCGACCGGGCCGAGCAAGCCACGGATGCCCAGGACGCGCAGGCCCTGCTGACCCAGGCCCTGCAGCTCTGGCACGGCGAGGCACTGGCCGGTGTGCCGGGCCCGTACGCCGGCCGGCAGCGGCACCGGCTCACCGAGTTGCGGCTCGCCCTGCTCGAGCAGCGCCTGGCGCTGGACATCGACCTGGGCCGGGCCGCCCGCAGCGTGCCCGAGCTGCTGTCGCTGAGCGCCGACCACCCCACCCGCGAGCGCCCCTATCTGCTGCTCATGCGGGCGTTGCAGGCCACCGGCCGGGCCGGGGAAGCCGCCGCGGTGTTCCCGGCCGCCCGGCGCAAGCTGATCGACCTGCTGGGCATCGAACCCAGCGCGGACATGGTGGCGGCGCATCAGCGGTTGCTCGCCGGTGACGAGTTGACCCTCGCCCCGGAGCAGGTCGTGGCGAGCACGGCGCCGGCCCCGCCAGCGCCGGCGCAAGTCCCGGCCGACACCGTCGACTTCACCGGGCGCACCGAGGTCACCGGCCTGATCGTCGACAAGGTGACCACCGCGGACCGCACGTCGCTGCCCGTGGTGGTCGTCGTCGGCATGGGCGGCATCGGCAAGAGCACCGTCGCCCGGCACGTCGCCGGTCAGGTCAAGGCTCACTTCCCCGACGGCCAGCTGTACGCCCGGCTCAGCGGTGAGGACGCCATGCCCACGTCACCGGAGACCGTGCTGGCGGGCTTTCTCTGCGCACTGGGCGCCGACCACGTACCCGACGACCTGGACAGCCGCTCGGCGCTGTTCCGCTCGATCACCCACGACCGCCGGCTGCTCGTCGTCCTCGACGACGCGCACAGCCACGCCCAGCTCGCCCCGCTGCTGCCCGGCGGTGCCACCTGCAGCGTGCTGATCACCTCCCGCTCCCGGCTGCCCGCGCTGACCGGCGCTGTGCACGCCGACCTCGACGTGTTCTCCGAGGCCGAGGCCCTGCACCTGCTGACCCGGGTGATCGGTGCCGATCGGGTGGCCACCGACCCGGCCGCGGCGCGCGACCTCGTGACGGCCTGCGGGCTGCTGCCCCTGGCGGTGCGGATCGTGGCCGCCCGGCTCGCCGCCCGCCCGGCGTGGACCATCGCCATGCTGCGCGACCGGCTGACCGACGAACGTCGCCGGCTCGGCCTGCTGCGGGCCGGTGACCTGGACGTCAGCGCCACCTTCCTGACGAGCTGGCAACCCCTGGACGCCGAGCACCAGCGTGCGCTGGCCCTGCTGGCCGGCACCGACATGCCGGACTTCGCGCTGGACACCACGGTGCGCCTGGTCGACCGCCCGGAGTCCGACGTCGAGGATGTGCTGGAGCACCTGGTCGACCTGGCGCTGCTCGAGTCCGCCGTGCCGGAGCGCTACCACCTGCACCCCCTGGTCCGCGCCTTCACGCGCAGCCGGCAGGTTCCCGGTGACCGTGCGACCGAGGAGGGTCAGGGCAGAACGCTCGAGTACTTCCTCGCGACCGCGGTCAACGCGTTCCACTGGGCCGTCCCGGCCGACCCGGTCGGCGAGACCCTGGCCGCCGGCAGCGGTGCCGGGCTGCCGTTCGCCGGCCGGGCCGCTGCCGCGCAGTGGGTCAGCACCGAACTGCCCAACATCATGGCCCTGGTGGGACAGCTCGCCACCGCCGCGACGCCCGTGCCGGCCGCCGTACGGACCGCGGTGAACCTGATGATCGCCCTCCTGCCGTTCGGTCCCGACCCGCGCGCTGCGCAGACCACCGAGCTCGTGACCGCGCTGTGCACCGCGGCTGAACGCAGCGGCGACGAGAAAGTGGCCGGACGCGCGCACTTCCTGCGCGGCAACCTGGCCACCGCGGCCGTACGCCGCGAGGAGTCCGAACGCGAGACCCGGATCGCGGTCGAACTCTGCCGCCGCCACGGCGATCTGGCGATCCTGCGCCAGGCCCTCAACGACCTCGGGCTGATGGCGCACAACCTGGGCCGCTACGGCGACGCCATCGCCAGCTTCGAGGAGGCGATCGGGCTGGCCCGGCGGCTGCGGCACCGCTCCGGCGAGCTCATGACCACCGTCAACGCCGCGCTGTCCGAGGTGTACCGCGGCCGGTCGGAGCGGGCCGAGACCATCTGCCGCGACGCCCTGACGGCGCTGGCCGACCTGCGGGACGACACCACCACCGCGTACGCCCGTTACGTGCTCGGTCTGGCCCTGTTCAACCAGCATCGCTACGCCGACGCCCGGTCCTGGTTCACCCGCTGCCTCGAGCTGTGCACGGCGGCCGGGTTGCGGGTCCAGGAGGCCCGGGCACGCTACCGGCTGGCCGACGCGCTGCGGGCCGCCGGTGACCTTGCCGCGGCCCTGGACACCGCCCGGCAGGCAGTGGATCAGTGCCGGCACCACAGCGACGAGCGCGACCAGGCGTACGCATACACGGTGCTGGCCCGGGCGCAGCACGCGCTCGGCGAGCACCGGGCGGCCCGGGACAACCTGCGCACCGCCCACGCGATGTTCGACCGGCTCGGACTGCCGGAGGCCGCCGCGACCCGCGAGCAGCTCGACCGGTGGTCGCGGTGA
- a CDS encoding transposase family protein, with product MIASVAGTLQPSWVCQFTGLTTRQFHTLVRTLRTAGVDAARGRPWALSLEDRIVLIASYWRTDLTLRRLAPLFVVSKSTADRIVDHLGPHLELRERHQPRPLPARDAHPTLGSVVVTKAHTYVTAAGADLPAHAPDLPVRRGPGGPPAHLSTRHIRPERSPGPPGRIRTAGLTHG from the coding sequence ATGATCGCAAGCGTTGCGGGCACCCTCCAGCCGTCCTGGGTGTGCCAGTTCACCGGCCTGACGACCCGGCAGTTCCACACCCTCGTCCGCACCCTGCGGACCGCCGGGGTGGACGCGGCCCGGGGCCGTCCCTGGGCGCTGAGCCTCGAGGACCGGATCGTGCTGATCGCCTCCTACTGGCGCACCGACCTGACGCTGCGCCGGCTGGCGCCGCTGTTCGTGGTGTCCAAGTCCACTGCCGACCGCATCGTCGACCACCTCGGTCCGCACCTGGAACTGCGGGAACGGCACCAGCCCCGCCCGCTGCCGGCGCGCGATGCCCACCCCACGCTCGGCTCGGTCGTGGTCACCAAGGCGCACACCTATGTGACGGCCGCCGGTGCGGATCTGCCGGCTCACGCGCCGGACCTGCCGGTACGGCGAGGACCGGGCGGGCCGCCGGCGCACCTGAGCACCCGGCACATCCGGCCGGAACGGTCACCCGGTCCGCCCGGGCGGATCCGCACCGCCGGTCTCACCCACGGCTGA